The window GCTAGTTCTTTTGTTTTGCCCGAAAAGTTGGCATTTAACTTATTTCTGTGATCTGATAGGTTTCCATATGAATTATTCAAAATTGTCTTCCAGAAACTTTAACTGGCATGGGGCtcaagtaataaataaaaatgggagTAGATAGGGGTTGGATTTAATACTAagccttttaaaataaagcatgcaAAACTAATGGAATCCTTTTTTAAGTTATATGATTCTATTCTATTTGGCAACTTATTTTTGAgtctctatgtatatatatatacacacatacacagtgtTTGGAGTCATGGCTAACAATGGCTAGCTCTCGTTCATGTGCTAGTTGTATTTCTTACTCGCCTCTCTTCATTCCAAATAtgcaaatatcttataaatcactTGGAAGAAGAAACATtactattgatgttttctgtgtacatattttgaaaatatcctGTGAATATTCATGTAACATTTGATATTGGCATAAAACTGATTTAGTTCTTAAAGAGAATATATTATTGATGGTAGTAGTTACCTTGCTTTTTGGAGTCCTAGGAAGAGAAGTGCAGGATAAATTCAACCCTCCAACCTCCTAGCACCTCCATTTTTTCTTAGATTTCATTTATAGGCTCAATAAATGAAATTTTGGTTTGACCcttacaaaataatataaaattatggaatattttatttttataatttatagatGGGAATGCATTCCTTTTTACAATGTTAAGCATACATTCTTATGATATCTAAGCACTTTGATTTCCCAagattcattttcctcatctgttaaatggaaatgataaaattaatagGTTGTTAAGAATAGTGTATATAGAAGCACTTTGAAAACcagtctccctttttttttttcctcattaaaaaaaggatgttttgggcaggccacggtggctcagcagacaagaatgcttgcctgccatgccagaggacccgggttcgattcctggtgcctgcctatgtaaaaaaaaaaaaggatattttaagTGTACTTAAGACTTTAGAAGAGAAGGTAAATTTTGTTTGAGAGCTACTTAATTTTATTGTAAGTGGAATGTTATGCACCATATgtttaatctctttttaaaaatcttttgactTTTAAGGTATTTGTGAAAttgaaaaaatgatgaaaaaaaagcacaaaaggaAAATGTAGGTGTGACATAATTTGATGTAGACATAGTTAACATAATTTAACATCAAAATTTAAAGGACACTGTTTACATAAAGAATTCGATGGTCACACAACTGATTTCTGCACCCCCAATCACTGGCTTAATAAACATTAATGTCTTTCAATGTACGGGTTAAGTAAATTATCCATGGGCTAACAGCTTCAAAGTATTAATGAAATTGGTAATGATGTGTATATTgtaaaaatcaatgtaaaaaagTATAGTAATTCTTAACCCTGCAAAGAAAATAACCAACTATTGAAAGAGGATTAGTTAAGAGAACAGTGTATATAGCAGATAGTCACCTTATGTTAACAGTAGCTTTCTTTGAGGTAGATTAGTATTTTAGTTGTACTTCTTACCTGGCGTTATGATTCTATTTTTAAGTTTAAGGAAAATTCGGTTGTGACTGTACTGATTTTAATTTGTAATCACTTGTATTTTGTGATGTAagtcaaagtttaaaaaaagtggCTTGGGCTTTAATTTGCAGAGATAATTGTGCGCTTAAATACTATAAAAAGCATAACATGTTCCTTTTGAATTGGAaagcaacttttttttccctctctttctctctttttcttttaaacagcaGTTCTGTGGTGTTCTTGGTCACACATTTATGGAGTTTCTGAAGGGCAGTGGAGATTACTGCCAGGCACAGCACGACCTCTATGCAGACAAGTGAACTGTAGAACTCATTACTACTCCACCAAGAAACCCCCATAAGAGTGGTTAACCTGGACACAGAAGTGTTGAATTGAAATCTGCAGAGCATTTTACAAGAGTTCTGATCTGGATGGGGTAAACCTCAGTGCACTACTTTAAATTGCCTCAGTATTGCTGGATTGAAGAATCGCTGCTTCTTGTTAGGAGGTTCATTTCATTTCCCATTACTCCCAACTTCATACTCAAAGCACTGAGAATTTCAAGTGGAGTATATTGAAGTAGACTTCAGTTTCTTTACATCGTTTctgtattcaattttttaaattttttcatagcCCTTTGAgtgtttttaactaaattaacATGGCTCGAATGAACCGCCCAGCTCCTGTGGAAGTCACATACAAGAACATGAGATTTCTTATTACACACAATCCGACCAATGCAACCTTAAGCAAATTTGTAGAGGTAAGGTTTCATACTTTTTAAAGACTTATGTTGATTTCAGTTTAATAGTTGGGGTGTATCTAGGAAAATAGCTATTTGGAAAATTTGAGATCTTTATTTACATTAAATACCAATTCCCAGAAATGAAGCATTGATGACTTCTGAGTGCTAGAGGTGAATTATTTTACACATTTCAAGGGGGACCTGTATTTGAGTTTAGTTTGGATTTGTCTCTTGGGTTTGCTTaatttaagtttttatatgtGAGCAGTTTATACTAGACTATGACTTTGTGAGAAATTTATAGGGTGAATACTGCCAAATGTTGAAACTTTCAGATATCTGCTTAGCCTACGAACTAATGCCGTAAACCAAAGTTAGTTTATTTCTTAAACTCTATTTGATGTTTAGAACCCAGTTTTCTGCAACTAATTTTGGCTTTTTCCTATGTTTGCTAGCATGGTACCTAAGACTGCTTTACTACTTAACCTTTTTTGCCTGCACTGAAGTGCAATAATGCAGAATAATTTTGGGCCCATGCACGTTTAAGTTTATAAATATCTGCAGAT is drawn from Tamandua tetradactyla isolate mTamTet1 chromosome 5, mTamTet1.pri, whole genome shotgun sequence and contains these coding sequences:
- the LOC143684821 gene encoding uncharacterized protein LOC143684821, encoding MIRPQSSMSKHIPQFCGVLGHTFMEFLKGSGDYCQAQHDLYADK